The following proteins are encoded in a genomic region of Schistocerca serialis cubense isolate TAMUIC-IGC-003099 chromosome 9, iqSchSeri2.2, whole genome shotgun sequence:
- the LOC126418453 gene encoding ras-related protein Rab-35, giving the protein MAREYDHLFKLLIIGDSGVGKSSLLLRFADNTFSGSYITTIGVDFKIRTVEVEGERVKLQIWDTAGQERFRTITSTYYRGTHGVIVVYDVTNGDSFANVKRWLHEIEQNCEVVNRILVGNKNDAPDRKVVLTEDAQRFADQMGIQLFETSAKDNINVEEMFMAITRQVLRTKKERKERQAIQNNDTVNLRKPKQSKRKCC; this is encoded by the exons ATGGCTAGGGAGTATGACCATCTCTTCAAACTACTCATTATAGGCGATAGCG GAGTTGGAAAGAGCTCTCTGCTCCTTAGATTTGCGGATAATACATTTTCTGGCAGCTACATCACAACAATTGGCGTAGATTTTAAAATACGAACAGTCGAAGTTGAAGGAGAAAGGGTGAAACTACAGATATGGGATACCGCCGGCCAGGAACGATTTCGAACAATAACTTCTAC TTACTATAGGGGTACTCACGGCGTAATTGTAGTCTATGATGTCACAAATGGAGATTCATTCGCAAATGTTAAGAGATGGCTTCATGAAATTGAACAAAACTGTGAAGTGGTGAACAGGATACTCG TTGGCAATAAAAATGACGCACCTGATAGAAAAGTTGTGTTAACCGAAGATGCTCAGAGATTTGCAGATCAGATGGGAATACAGCTTTTTGAAACTAGTGCGAAAGACAACATCAATGTTGAAGAA ATGTTTATGGCGATTACAAGACAAGTTCTGAGGACGAAGAAGGAACGAAAAGAGAGGCAGGCAATTCAGAACAATGACACTGTAAATCTTCGAAAACCAAAACAGAGCAAAAGGAAATGCTGTTAG